The following proteins are encoded in a genomic region of Coffea eugenioides isolate CCC68of chromosome 6, Ceug_1.0, whole genome shotgun sequence:
- the LOC113775586 gene encoding FT-interacting protein 7 — translation MGDQNCSRRLIVEVCNAKNLMPKDGQGTASAYVIVDFDGQRRRTKTKFRDLNPQWDERLEFLVQDTESMGSEILELNVYNDKKTGKRSTFLGKVKISGSTFVKAGSEALIYYPLEKRSVFSQIKGEIGLKIWYVDDENPSAPPPPPSKEEKAEEKPAAVEEKPPEKEEEKKPEAAAPEEKKKDEQAENKKEEEEKKPAEEAKEEEKPAESKDASTTAAAPAATEATAPAPPPPPEVQQPALSQTPQKTQKEKAAMAKKDVEMMRLKLDKALSGSMDRRSGFDLVDQMPFLYVRVTKVKLTNPPKNSSAFAKLVIGTHAIKTKSQACNDKGWDQVFAFDKEGLNSASLEISVWTEKNVAAAENEKSNIEESCLGTVSFDLQEVPKRVPPDSPLAPQWYSLEGGEASASPGNDVMLSVWLGTQADEAFQEAWQSDSGGLIPETRAKVYLSPKLWYLRLTVIQTQDLQLGSGGSEPKVRNPELFVKGQLGAQLFKTSRTSVGLSSSASSTPTWNEDLIFVAAEPFEPFLVITVEDVTNGQSVGFVKVQLSTIDKRMDDKSEPRSRWFNLIGDEKTKPYAGRIHVRLCLEGGYHVLDEAAHVTSDVRATAKQLSKPPIGLLEVGLRGATNLLPVKTRDGTRGTTDAYVVAKYGPKWVRTRTILDRFNPRWNEQYMWDVYDPCTVLTIGVFDNGRYKHDQADKKDVRLGKLRVRLSTLDTNRVSMGTYSLMVLLPNGGKKMGEIEIALRFSCSSWISLIQAYANPTLPRMHYVRPFGPAQQDILRHTAMKIVTAKLARSEPALGQEVVQFMLDSDHHMWSMRRSKANWFRVIGCLSRAATFARWLDGIRTWVHPATTILVHVLLVAVVLWPHLVLPTICMYAFLIIALRFRYRQRAAITMDGRLSHVDGVGPDELDEEFDGFPTTRLTDQVRVRYDRLRALAGRAQTLLGDVAAQGERLEALFNWRDPRATGIFVVVCLIASLVFYVVPFRAFVLGSGFYYFRHPRFRDDMPSVPVNFFRRLPPLSDQIL, via the coding sequence ATGGGCGATCAAAATTGCAGCAGAAGACTGATAGTTGAAGTCTGCAACGCAAAGAATCTGATGCCTAAAGACGGGCAAGGGACGGCGAGTGCATATGTGATCGTGGATTTCGACGGCCAACGACGTCGTACCAAGACCAAGTTCAGAGATCTCAACCCGCAATGGGATGAGAGGCTGGAGTTCTTGGTACAAGATACAGAGTCCATGGGGTCGGAGATTTTAGAGCTGAATGTTTATAATGATAAGAAGACGGGTAAAAGAAGCACGTTTTTGGGGAAGGTGAAGATTTCTGGGAGTACTTTTGTGAAAGCTGGTTCTGAGGCGTTGATTTACTATCCCTTAGAGAAGAGGAGTGTTTTTTCGCAGATTAAAGGCGAGATCGGGCTGAAAATTTGGTATGTTGATGATGAGAATCCCTCAGCACCTCCTCCGCCGCCGTCCAAGGAGGAGAAGGCTGAGGAAAAGCCAGCTGCGGTGGAGGAAAAGCCACCGGAGAAGGAAGAGGAGAAAAAGCCTGAAGCTGCTGCTccagaagaaaagaagaaggacGAGCAAGCGGAGaacaagaaagaagaagaggagaAAAAGCCAGCCGAGGAAGCTAAGGAGGAAGAGAAGCCAGCGGAGAGCAAGGATGCTTCAACTACAGCAGCAGCACCTGCGGCTACGGAGGCTACAGCGCCGGCACCACCACCACCGCCAGAGGTGCAGCAACCTGCGCTGTCTCAGACCCCACAAAAAACCCAGAAGGAAAAGGCTGCCATGGCAAAGAAAGACGTGGAAATGATGAGACTGAAGCTAGACAAAGCTCTCTCCGGCAGCATGGACCGCCGCTCTGGTTTTGATCTCGTGGATCAAATGCCTTTTCTTTACGTTCGTGTCACCAAGGTGAAGCTTACTAATCCGCCAAAAAATTCTTCAGCATTTGCAAAACTCGTGATTGGAACCCACGCGATCAAAACAAAATCCCAGGCCTGTAACGACAAGGGGTGGGATCAGGTTTTTGCATTCGATAAAGAAGGCTTGAATTCGGCCTCTTTAGAAATCTCGGTTTGGACTGAGAAAAATGTTGCAGCAGCGGAGAACGAGAAGAGCAACATTGAAGAAAGCTGCCTCGGAACGGTGTCGTTTGATTTGCAAGAAGTACCTAAAAGAGTGCCTCCAGATAGTCCATTAGCTCCCCAGTGGTACAGTCTAGAAGGGGGTGAAGCATCTGCATCGCCAGGAAATGACGTCATGCTGTCGGTGTGGTTGGGGACTCAGGCGGACGAGGCGTTTCAAGAAGCCTGGCAGTCGGATTCCGGTGGGTTGATCCCGGAGACGCGAGCCAAGGTGTACTTGTCTCCGAAGCTTTGGTATTTGAGACTAACGGTTATCCAAACCCAGGATTTGCAGTTAGGTTCGGGAGGGTCCGAGCCTAAGGTTCGGAACCCTGAACTTTTCGTTAAAGGTCAGCTTGGAGCACAGCTGTTCAAAACGAGCCGAACCAGTGTTGGCTTATCCAGCTCGGCCTCTTCTACTCCTACGTGGAACGAGGATCTCATTTTTGTTGCAGCCGAGCCGTTTGAGCCATTTTTGGTAATTACAGTCGAAGATGTGACCAATGGGCAGTCAGTGGGGTTTGTTAAGGTGCAGCTATCGACTATAGATAAGCGTATGGACGATAAATCAGAGCCGAGATCAAGGTGGTTTAACTTGATTGGTGACGAAAAAACTAAACCCTATGCTGGTAGGATACATGTGAGGCTGTGTTTGGAAGGTGGCTATCACGTGCTTGATGAAGCTGCTCACGTGACCAGTGATGTTAGAGCCACAGCCAAGCAACTGTCCAAGCCACCTATAGGGTTGCTTGAAGTTGGTCTCAGAGGAGCCACTAATCTACTCCCGGTGAAAACTAGAGATGGTACTCGTGGCACGACGGATGCCTATGTGGTGGCTAAGTATGGGCCCAAGTGGGTTCGCACCCGTACGATTCTCGATCGGTTTAATCCAAGATGGAACGAGCAATACATGTGGGATGTGTATGATCCATGCACAGTGTTAACTATTGGAGTGTTTGATAATGGAAGGTATAAGCACGATCAAGCGGATAAGAAGGATGTACGTTTAGGAAAGTTACGAGTACGACTTTCGACACTTGATACTAATCGTGTGTCCATGGGGACATACTCTCTTATGGTGTTGCTTCCAAATGGAGGTAAGAAAATGGGTGAGATTGAAATTGCATTGAGATTTTCATGTTCATCATGGATTAGTCTAATTCAAGCTTATGCAAATCCAACGCTGCCTAGGATGCATTATGTGCGCCCTTTTGGTCCTGCCCAACAAGACATTTTGAGACACACAGCTATGAAGATTGTGACAGCTAAATTGGCTCGGTCCGAGCCGGCTTTGGGTCAAGAAGTGGTTCAATTCATGTTGGATTCAGACCACCACATGTGGAGCATGAGGCGCAGCAAGGCTAACTGGTTCCGGGTGATCGGGTGCTTGTCTAGAGCAGCCACATTTGCACGGTGGCTCGACGGAATTCGAACTTGGGTGCACCCAGCCACTACAATTTTGGTCCATGTTTTGCTAGTGGCAGTTGTGTTGTGGCCGCACCTAGTTCTGCCCACAATTTGCATGTACGCATTCTTGATCATAGCATTGAGATTCCGGTATAGGCAAAGGGCAGCAATCACAATGGATGGTAGATTATCCCATGTCGATGGTGTGGGACCGGACGAGCTCGATGAAGAGTTTGATGGATTCCCGACCACCCGATTAACTGACCAAGTCCGAGTCAGATATGATAGGTTGCGGGCCCTGGCCGGTAGGGCCCAAACTCTTCTAGGTGACGTGGCAGCACAGGGTGAGAGATTGGAAGCATTGTTCAACTGGAGAGATCCAAGGGCTACTGgaatttttgttgtagtgtgcCTAATTGCCTCATTGGTGTTCTATGTTGTACCATTTAGGGCCTTTGTTTTGGGTTCCGGGTTCTATTATTTCCGCCACCCAAGGTTTCGCGACGACATGCCCTCCGTGCCGGTCAACTTTTTCCGACGACTTCCACCACTCTCGGATCAAATTCTTTAA